The following are encoded together in the Streptococcus oralis genome:
- a CDS encoding LacI family DNA-binding transcriptional regulator, translated as MVAKLTDVAKLAGVSPTTVSRVINKKGYLSEKTIQKVNEAMRELGYKPNNLARSLQGKSAKLIGLIFPNISHVFYAELIDKLEHQLFKNGYKTIICNSEHDSEKEREYIEMLEANQVDGIISGSHNLGIEDYNRVTAPIISFDRNLSPDIPVVSSDNYGGGVLAAQTLVKTGAQSIIMITGNDNSNSPTGLRHAGFASVLPKAPIINVSSDFSPVRKEMEIKNILTHQKPDAIFASDDLTAILVIKIAQELGISVPEELKIIGYDGTYFIENYYPQLTTIKQPLEEIAHLTVDLLLQKIEGKEVATTGYFLPVTLLSGKSI; from the coding sequence ATGGTCGCAAAACTAACTGATGTCGCAAAACTTGCAGGCGTCAGCCCCACTACCGTCTCACGGGTCATCAATAAAAAGGGGTATCTATCTGAGAAAACCATTCAAAAGGTTAATGAAGCCATGCGAGAATTGGGCTACAAGCCCAATAATCTGGCTCGAAGCCTCCAAGGAAAATCTGCCAAGTTAATTGGACTTATTTTTCCTAACATCAGTCATGTCTTTTATGCGGAGTTGATCGACAAGTTGGAACACCAGCTCTTCAAAAATGGCTACAAGACCATCATCTGTAACAGCGAACACGACTCTGAAAAAGAACGAGAGTACATTGAAATGCTGGAGGCCAATCAGGTCGATGGTATCATTTCTGGAAGTCACAATCTTGGAATCGAAGACTACAATCGTGTGACGGCACCGATTATTTCCTTTGACCGAAATCTATCACCAGACATCCCTGTCGTCTCCTCCGATAACTACGGTGGCGGGGTCCTCGCCGCCCAAACTCTGGTCAAGACTGGCGCCCAGTCTATCATCATGATTACAGGAAATGACAATTCCAACTCACCGACTGGACTGCGCCATGCTGGATTTGCCTCTGTACTCCCGAAAGCGCCTATTATCAATGTTTCGAGTGACTTTTCTCCCGTCCGAAAAGAAATGGAAATCAAGAATATCTTGACCCATCAGAAACCCGATGCCATCTTTGCTTCGGATGATTTGACAGCCATTTTGGTTATTAAAATTGCTCAGGAACTAGGAATCTCTGTTCCTGAGGAGCTCAAAATCATCGGCTATGACGGGACTTACTTTATTGAGAACTACTACCCACAACTCACGACCATCAAGCAACCCTTGGAAGAGATTGCCCACCTCACTGTTGATCTTCTCTTGCAGAAGATCGAAGGCAAGGAAGTCGCGACAACTGGTTACTTCTTACCAGTTACCTTATTATCTGGAAAAAGTATTTAA
- a CDS encoding threonine/serine exporter family protein, with protein sequence MDESRELNAVIDVIMLAGTILLKSGSEIHRVEDTMIRIAHSQGIMDCNVLAMPAAIFFSIENTNISRMKRVTSSSYNIEKVCDVNQVSRELVGGQIDLSTAFKKLKEIGNQTLPYTKFQVTVAATLSAPFFSIMFGGNVYDAFGAAIATLFGFAFSLYVERFVRIPFVTAFAGAFVFGLIAQFWARYTGFPSTADLIIAGAVMPFVPGIALTNAVRDIMTNHINSGMSKMFESLLITLALGAGTSVALVLMT encoded by the coding sequence ATGGACGAATCGAGAGAGTTGAATGCCGTCATTGATGTGATTATGCTAGCAGGAACTATTCTCCTGAAAAGTGGCTCAGAGATTCATCGGGTTGAGGATACTATGATCCGTATTGCCCATTCGCAGGGAATTATGGATTGCAATGTTCTTGCCATGCCCGCAGCTATTTTCTTTTCTATCGAAAATACTAATATTTCTCGTATGAAACGGGTGACGTCATCCTCTTATAACATCGAAAAAGTTTGTGATGTCAACCAAGTATCACGGGAGCTTGTTGGAGGGCAGATTGATCTTTCGACAGCCTTTAAAAAGCTCAAAGAAATTGGTAATCAAACCCTTCCTTATACCAAGTTCCAAGTGACCGTAGCAGCGACCCTCAGTGCCCCTTTCTTCTCGATTATGTTTGGGGGCAATGTCTATGACGCTTTTGGCGCAGCTATTGCGACCTTATTTGGATTTGCCTTCTCTCTCTACGTAGAGAGGTTTGTCCGCATTCCTTTTGTAACGGCCTTTGCGGGTGCCTTTGTTTTCGGATTGATCGCCCAGTTCTGGGCCCGCTATACAGGATTTCCTTCGACGGCAGACCTGATTATAGCAGGAGCGGTCATGCCCTTTGTTCCAGGGATTGCTCTGACAAATGCGGTACGGGATATCATGACCAACCATATCAACTCTGGTATGAGCAAGATGTTTGAATCTTTGCTCATTACCCTCGCTTTAGGGGCTGGCACCTCTGTCGCCCTGGTTTTGATGACATAA
- a CDS encoding hydroxymethylglutaryl-CoA synthase translates to MTIGIDKIGFATSQYVLKLQDLAEARGVDPEKFSKGLLLNEISIAPLTEDIVTLAASASNSILTDKEKEEIDMVIVATESGIDQSKAAAVFVHGLLGIQPFARSFEIKEACYGATAALHYAKLHVENSPESKVLVIASDIAKYGVGTPGEPTQGAGSVAMLITQNPRIMAFNNDNVAQTRDIMDFWRPNYSSTPYVNGMYSTQQYLDCLTTTWDEYKKRYDWTMGDFAAICFHLPYPKLALKGLRKMMDKTLSKEKQDSLQENFDKSILYSQMIGNIYTGSLFLGLLSLLENAETLKAGDKIALYSYGSGAVSEFFSGELVEGYEVYLDKDRLSKLKQRTALSVTDYEKVFFEEVQLDESGSAQFAGYEHQDYALVEIIDHQRRYSKVEK, encoded by the coding sequence ATGACAATCGGTATTGATAAGATTGGTTTTGCGACCAGTCAATATGTCTTGAAATTACAAGACTTAGCAGAAGCGAGGGGAGTTGACCCCGAAAAATTTAGCAAGGGACTCTTGTTAAATGAAATTAGTATTGCTCCACTGACTGAGGACATTGTTACCTTGGCAGCTAGTGCAAGCAACTCTATTTTAACAGACAAAGAAAAAGAAGAAATCGATATGGTCATCGTGGCGACTGAGTCAGGGATTGACCAGAGTAAGGCAGCGGCAGTCTTTGTTCATGGCCTATTAGGCATTCAGCCTTTCGCCCGTAGCTTTGAAATCAAAGAAGCCTGCTATGGAGCGACAGCTGCCCTTCATTATGCTAAATTGCATGTGGAAAATTCTCCAGAGTCTAAGGTTTTGGTTATTGCCAGTGATATTGCCAAGTACGGTGTCGGAACTCCGGGTGAACCAACTCAGGGTGCTGGAAGTGTGGCGATGTTGATCACCCAAAATCCGCGCATTATGGCCTTTAACAATGATAACGTTGCCCAAACGCGCGACATCATGGATTTCTGGCGTCCGAACTATTCAAGCACTCCTTATGTAAACGGCATGTACTCGACCCAACAGTATCTTGATTGCCTGACAACGACTTGGGATGAATACAAGAAGCGCTACGATTGGACCATGGGTGACTTTGCGGCCATCTGTTTCCACTTGCCTTATCCTAAGTTAGCCCTAAAAGGCTTGCGCAAGATGATGGATAAAACTTTGTCTAAAGAAAAACAGGATAGTTTGCAAGAAAACTTTGATAAGTCCATTCTCTACAGTCAGATGATTGGGAATATCTATACAGGTTCCCTCTTCCTCGGTCTCCTCTCCCTTTTGGAAAATGCAGAGACTTTGAAGGCTGGCGATAAAATTGCCCTCTACAGTTACGGAAGTGGAGCTGTTTCAGAGTTCTTTAGTGGTGAATTGGTCGAAGGCTATGAGGTTTACCTTGATAAGGATCGCTTGAGCAAACTCAAACAACGTACAGCATTGTCTGTTACAGACTATGAAAAAGTCTTCTTCGAAGAGGTACAGTTGGATGAATCTGGTTCAGCCCAATTTGCAGGCTATGAACATCAAGACTATGCCTTGGTTGAAATTATCGACCACCAACGCCGTTATAGCAAGGTTGAAAAATAA
- a CDS encoding sucrose-6-phosphate hydrolase yields the protein MEWTTERRYRRYEDWSNDEIKQIKEKMAQSPWHTRYHVEPKMGLLNDPNGFSYFDGKWILFYQNFPFGAAHGLKSWVQLESDDLVHFTETGVKVLPDTPSDSHGAYSGSAMQFGDQLFLFYTGNVRDENWIRHPYQIGALMDKDGKITKIDKILIDQPADSTDHFRDPQIFNFKGQYYAIVGGQDLEKKGFVRLYKAVDNDYTNWQAVGDLDFANDRTAYMMECPNLVFVGEQPVLLYCPQGLDKGVLDYDNIYPNMYKIGASFAPENAKMVDVSPLQNLDYGFEAYATQAFNAPDGRALAVSWLGLPDVSYPSDRFDHQGTFSLVKELAIKDGKLYQYPVAAVKELRSSEEVFSNRTQTNNTYELELNLEANSQSEIVLLADKEGKGLSINFDLVNGQVTVDRSQAGEQYAQEFGTTRSCPIDNQATTATIFIDKSVFEIFINKGEKVFSGRVFPHADQNGILIKSGNPTGTYYELDYGRKTN from the coding sequence ATGGAATGGACAACTGAGCGTCGTTATAGACGCTATGAAGATTGGTCTAATGATGAAATCAAGCAAATCAAGGAAAAGATGGCACAATCTCCTTGGCATACTCGTTACCATGTCGAGCCTAAAATGGGCCTTCTCAATGATCCAAATGGTTTTTCTTATTTTGATGGCAAATGGATTCTCTTTTACCAAAACTTCCCCTTCGGTGCAGCCCATGGGTTGAAGTCTTGGGTGCAGCTTGAAAGTGATGATTTAGTGCACTTTACAGAAACTGGAGTCAAAGTTTTGCCAGATACTCCATCGGATAGCCACGGTGCATACTCTGGTTCTGCCATGCAGTTTGGCGATCAGTTGTTCCTATTCTATACTGGAAATGTCCGTGATGAAAACTGGATCCGTCACCCCTACCAGATTGGTGCTTTGATGGATAAGGATGGCAAGATTACAAAGATTGACAAGATCTTGATTGACCAGCCAGCAGACTCTACAGACCACTTCCGCGACCCGCAAATTTTTAACTTCAAGGGTCAATATTATGCTATCGTCGGTGGACAGGACTTGGAAAAAAAAGGCTTCGTCCGTCTCTACAAGGCTGTGGACAATGATTATACAAACTGGCAAGCAGTTGGCGACCTTGACTTTGCTAACGACCGCACTGCCTACATGATGGAATGTCCAAATCTGGTCTTTGTAGGGGAGCAACCTGTCCTTCTCTACTGTCCACAAGGATTGGATAAGGGTGTCCTAGACTATGATAATATCTATCCAAACATGTACAAAATCGGAGCTTCCTTTGCCCCTGAAAATGCCAAAATGGTAGATGTGTCTCCATTGCAAAATCTAGACTATGGTTTCGAAGCCTATGCAACGCAAGCCTTCAACGCTCCGGATGGACGTGCATTGGCAGTAAGTTGGCTTGGGTTACCAGATGTTTCCTACCCATCTGACCGTTTTGACCACCAAGGAACTTTCTCATTGGTCAAAGAACTCGCTATCAAAGATGGCAAACTCTACCAATACCCTGTCGCAGCCGTCAAAGAACTTCGTTCTTCTGAAGAGGTCTTCTCAAATCGTACCCAAACCAATAACACCTATGAACTGGAGCTCAACTTGGAGGCCAATAGCCAAAGCGAGATTGTCTTGCTCGCTGATAAAGAAGGCAAGGGGCTTTCCATCAACTTTGACCTTGTCAATGGACAGGTGACAGTGGATCGTAGTCAGGCTGGTGAACAGTATGCTCAAGAATTTGGTACGACTCGTTCTTGCCCTATCGATAACCAAGCTACTACTGCCACTATCTTCATCGACAAGTCGGTCTTTGAAATTTTCATCAATAAAGGAGAAAAAGTATTTTCTGGTCGTGTCTTCCCACATGCGGACCAAAATGGTATCCTCATCAAGTCTGGAAACCCAACTGGAACTTACTATGAATTAGATTATGGTCGCAAAACTAACTGA
- a CDS encoding threonine/serine exporter family protein, with protein sequence MTLTSILLQAVASLLAIITFLIVLNVQRSMLLPGGVLGMGVWLLYLVLKEPTNVIVATFIAAVIGSCISQILSIVYKTPAVVFVLAILAPLVPGYLSYRTTAFFVTGDYSHAIASATLVVMLALVISIGMASGTVILKLYYYIRKQRGISS encoded by the coding sequence ATGACTCTAACAAGTATTTTGCTCCAAGCAGTGGCGAGTTTACTCGCCATTATCACCTTTCTAATCGTACTGAATGTTCAACGCTCCATGCTCCTACCTGGTGGTGTTTTGGGAATGGGCGTTTGGCTCCTCTATCTCGTCCTCAAAGAACCAACCAATGTTATTGTCGCGACCTTTATCGCAGCAGTAATTGGCTCTTGCATCAGTCAGATTTTAAGTATTGTCTATAAGACACCAGCGGTGGTCTTTGTCTTGGCTATTCTTGCCCCCTTGGTGCCAGGTTATTTATCCTATCGAACGACAGCTTTCTTTGTGACAGGCGATTACAGCCATGCAATTGCTAGCGCGACTTTGGTGGTTATGTTAGCTCTTGTTATTTCTATTGGAATGGCAAGTGGAACGGTGATTTTAAAGCTTTATTACTACATCCGCAAACAACGAGGAATCTCTTCCTAA
- a CDS encoding hydroxymethylglutaryl-CoA reductase, degradative: MKISWNGFSKKTYHERLELLKAQALLSAERQTSLEQDEQVSLAVADQLSENVVGTFSLPYSIIPELVVNGQDYTVPYVTEEPSVVAAASYASKIIKRAGGFTAQVHERQMIGQVALYQVADPELAQEKIASKKAELLELANQAYPSIVKRGGGALDLHVEQIKGETDFLVVYLHVDTQEAMGANMLNTMLEALKPVLEELSQGQSLMGILSNYAIDSLVTASCRISFRYLNPQKNQGREIAEKIALASQFAQADPYRAATHNKGIFNGIDAILIATGNDWRAIEAGAHAFASRDGRYQGLSQWTLDMEREELVGEMTLPMPVATKGGSIGLNPRVALSHELLGNPSAKELAQIIVSIGLAQNFAALKALVSTGIQQGHMKLQAKSLALLAGASESEVAPLVERLIADKTFNLETAQRYLENLRS; this comes from the coding sequence ATGAAGATAAGTTGGAATGGATTTTCTAAAAAAACATACCATGAGCGCCTAGAGTTGTTGAAAGCTCAGGCGCTCCTTAGTGCTGAAAGGCAAACCAGTCTCGAGCAGGATGAACAAGTCAGCTTGGCAGTTGCAGACCAGCTGAGTGAGAATGTGGTAGGAACTTTTTCTCTGCCTTATTCCATCATTCCAGAGCTTGTGGTGAATGGTCAGGACTACACAGTTCCCTATGTGACAGAAGAACCGTCCGTGGTTGCTGCGGCCAGCTATGCCAGCAAAATCATCAAGCGAGCAGGTGGCTTTACTGCTCAAGTACATGAGCGCCAGATGATTGGGCAGGTAGCCCTTTATCAAGTTGCTGATCCAGAGCTAGCGCAAGAGAAGATTGCCAGCAAGAAAGCCGAACTCTTGGAACTTGCCAATCAAGCCTATCCTTCTATCGTCAAACGTGGTGGCGGGGCGCTTGATTTGCATGTAGAGCAGATCAAAGGTGAAACAGACTTTCTCGTTGTTTATCTCCATGTTGATACCCAGGAAGCCATGGGAGCCAATATGCTCAACACCATGCTAGAAGCCTTGAAGCCAGTCTTAGAAGAACTCAGTCAGGGACAGAGTCTCATGGGAATCCTATCCAATTACGCGATAGATTCTCTGGTGACTGCCAGCTGTCGAATTTCCTTTAGGTACTTGAACCCTCAAAAGAACCAAGGACGTGAAATTGCAGAGAAGATAGCTTTAGCCAGCCAGTTTGCGCAGGCTGATCCTTACCGAGCGGCTACTCACAATAAAGGGATTTTTAATGGTATTGATGCCATTTTAATCGCCACGGGTAATGACTGGCGTGCCATCGAAGCAGGGGCTCATGCCTTTGCTAGTCGAGATGGACGCTATCAGGGGCTTAGTCAATGGACGCTGGATATGGAAAGAGAAGAATTGGTCGGTGAGATGACCTTACCTATGCCCGTAGCGACCAAGGGTGGCTCTATCGGTCTCAATCCTCGTGTAGCACTCAGCCATGAACTACTGGGAAATCCTTCAGCTAAGGAATTAGCTCAGATTATCGTGTCCATCGGTCTTGCCCAAAACTTTGCGGCCCTCAAAGCTTTGGTCAGTACGGGCATCCAGCAAGGCCACATGAAATTACAGGCCAAATCGCTAGCTCTCCTAGCTGGTGCTAGTGAGTCCGAGGTTGCTCCCCTCGTTGAGCGCCTTATTGCAGACAAAACCTTTAACCTAGAGACAGCTCAGCGCTATCTCGAAAACTTAAGATCATAA